In Streptomyces sclerotialus, one genomic interval encodes:
- a CDS encoding LLM class flavin-dependent oxidoreductase produces the protein MRHGIVILPENRWRDAAPKWRLAEEYGFDHAWTYDHLMWRWLREETWFGCVPTLTAAATVTSRIMLGTLVATPAFRHPVTLAKELMALDDVSGGRVICGTGAGAGGYDEPALGGPSLTPGERAGRFAEFVELIDLLLRQPETTYHGHHYTAEAVHMRPGCVRQPRMPLAVAATGPRAMRLAARFADTWITAGPPGRFEATRYDRMLPALEKQVDGWEKACAATGRDPATARRLLVTGAAVGGVLDSVEAFRDATGTFEELGFTDMVVHWPRPSFPYEGRPEVLEEIARTVLLPGRDTPAGGRSLPLGGPRA, from the coding sequence ATGCGTCACGGAATCGTCATCCTGCCCGAGAACCGGTGGCGGGACGCCGCCCCGAAGTGGCGTCTGGCGGAGGAGTACGGCTTTGACCACGCCTGGACCTACGACCATCTGATGTGGCGGTGGCTGCGCGAGGAGACCTGGTTCGGCTGCGTGCCGACACTGACCGCCGCCGCCACGGTCACCTCGCGCATCATGCTGGGCACCCTGGTCGCCACCCCCGCGTTCCGCCACCCGGTGACGCTGGCCAAGGAACTGATGGCGCTGGACGACGTGTCCGGGGGCCGGGTCATCTGCGGTACGGGGGCAGGGGCCGGCGGCTACGACGAACCGGCGCTGGGCGGACCGTCGTTGACGCCGGGCGAGCGAGCCGGCCGCTTCGCGGAGTTCGTGGAGCTGATTGACCTGCTGCTCCGGCAGCCGGAGACCACCTATCACGGCCACCACTACACCGCCGAGGCCGTGCACATGCGGCCGGGCTGCGTGCGGCAGCCCCGGATGCCACTGGCGGTGGCCGCCACCGGCCCGCGTGCGATGCGGCTCGCGGCCCGCTTCGCCGACACCTGGATCACCGCTGGACCGCCCGGACGCTTCGAGGCGACGCGCTACGACCGCATGCTTCCCGCACTCGAAAAGCAGGTCGACGGGTGGGAGAAGGCGTGCGCCGCGACCGGCCGCGATCCCGCCACTGCCCGCCGGCTGCTGGTCACGGGAGCGGCGGTCGGTGGCGTGCTGGACTCCGTCGAGGCGTTCCGGGACGCCACCGGAACCTTCGAGGAACTGGGTTTCACCGACATGGTGGTGCACTGGCCTCGCCCGTCGTTCCCGTACGAGGGAAGGCCGGAGGTACTGGAGGAGATCGCCCGGACCGTCCTGCTGCCGGGCCGCGACACGCCTGCCGGCGGACGTTCCCTGCCCCTGGGAGGGCCGCGTGCCTGA
- a CDS encoding O-methyltransferase has translation MEEQWTAIDIYASDLLVPQDEALRDAAGASREAGLPEIAVSPAQGKFLHLLARTGKAAKILEIGTFGGYSTIWLARALPPDGLLVTCEREEDFAKKAWARIQAAGVADRVDLRTGKALDTLPALEAEGLGPFDMVFIDADKAGVPDYFAWSLRLSRPGTVIIVDNVVLEGAVTDAASANPAVQGVRRFHEMVAAEPRVSATTLQTVGVRGHDGFTYVLVTG, from the coding sequence ATGGAAGAGCAGTGGACCGCCATCGACATCTACGCGAGTGACCTTTTGGTGCCACAGGACGAGGCGCTGCGCGACGCCGCCGGGGCCAGCCGTGAGGCCGGGCTTCCGGAAATCGCTGTCTCACCCGCGCAGGGCAAATTCCTGCATCTGCTGGCGCGTACCGGCAAGGCGGCGAAGATCCTGGAGATCGGGACCTTCGGCGGCTACAGCACCATCTGGCTGGCGCGGGCGCTGCCGCCGGACGGGCTGCTGGTGACCTGCGAACGCGAGGAGGACTTCGCCAAGAAGGCGTGGGCCCGCATCCAGGCCGCCGGGGTGGCCGACCGCGTCGACCTGAGGACCGGCAAGGCTCTGGACACCCTGCCTGCCCTGGAGGCCGAGGGGCTCGGCCCGTTCGACATGGTCTTCATCGACGCCGACAAGGCCGGCGTTCCGGACTACTTCGCCTGGTCACTGCGGTTGTCCCGGCCGGGCACCGTGATCATCGTGGACAACGTCGTCCTGGAGGGCGCGGTGACCGACGCCGCCAGTGCGAACCCGGCCGTGCAGGGAGTGCGGCGGTTCCACGAGATGGTCGCCGCTGAGCCGCGGGTCAGCGCGACGACCCTGCAGACGGTGGGCGTACGTGGGCACGACGGGTTCACCTACGTGCTCGTCACGGGCTGA
- a CDS encoding VOC family protein, producing MRNTITREASPGASPEHAFRFHHIGVQTSDLENSLGWYREFFGCEQNWSLEKFSDLTRSRLPGITRLVELAAGDLRIHVFERAADATPAPVAEVPQFQHLCLATRSPEEMTEWRDRWLELYESGRYTFVRDEGPTDIVVDEDGVLSLYVLDVNGLEYEFTYLPEGVE from the coding sequence GTGCGGAACACCATCACGCGCGAGGCGTCGCCCGGCGCATCGCCCGAGCACGCCTTCCGGTTCCACCACATCGGCGTGCAGACCTCCGACCTGGAGAACTCGCTGGGCTGGTACCGGGAGTTCTTCGGCTGCGAGCAGAACTGGTCGCTGGAGAAGTTCTCCGACCTCACACGCAGCCGCCTTCCCGGCATCACCCGCCTCGTCGAACTGGCCGCGGGCGACCTGCGCATCCATGTCTTCGAGCGCGCCGCCGACGCCACGCCCGCCCCTGTGGCCGAGGTGCCGCAGTTCCAGCACCTGTGCCTGGCCACGAGGTCTCCGGAGGAGATGACGGAGTGGCGCGACCGCTGGCTGGAGCTGTACGAGTCCGGCCGCTACACGTTCGTGCGCGACGAGGGGCCGACCGACATCGTGGTGGACGAGGACGGCGTGCTGAGCCTCTACGTGCTGGACGTCAACGGCCTGGAGTACGAGTTCACCTACCTTCCGGAGGGTGTGGAATGA